A single genomic interval of Megalobrama amblycephala isolate DHTTF-2021 linkage group LG15, ASM1881202v1, whole genome shotgun sequence harbors:
- the LOC125247932 gene encoding uncharacterized protein LOC125247932, translated as MDVSVVAVPDTILKPSATPATIAIPAVSETASPEAAALGPTTLLEYFSPVKPWERDWHPVQEKLLDYVLDVHRPGAEIIVKEGKLCLIREEFWSLGLLRDMDSHIGNACMQLIIEMARNIGKDIYIENFYVVPTWKETSNIVTTLPEDADMKDLLVFPAWTKANGPDHYIVCALPRQTRGNDCGVFVLMYTLSMVCDIEFDFQEVS; from the exons ATGGATGTGTCAGTAG TAGCAGTGCCAGACACCATTTTAAAACCCTCAGCAACACCAGCAACCATTGCCATCCCTGCAGTGAGTGAGACTGCATCACCAGAAGCTGCTGCTTTGGGACCAACAACCCTGTTGGAATATTTTTCACCAGTAAAGCCATGGGAAAGGGACTGGCATCCAGTGCAAGAAAAACTg CTTGATTACGTGCTGGATGTCCATCGGCCTGGAGCTGAAATTATTGTCAAGGAGGGGAAATTGTGTCTCATTAGAGAGGAGTTTTGGAGCTTGGGTTTGCTGAGAGATATGGATTCCCAC ATTGGAAATGCCTGCATGCAGCTTATTATTGAAATGGCTCGGAATAtt GGCAAAGATATATACATAGAGAACTTTTATGTTGTTCCTACTTGGAAGGAAACCTCAAACATTGTTACAACATTACCG GAGGATGCAGATATGAAAGACTTGCTAGTCTTCCCAGCATGGACAAAAGCTAATGGCCCTGACCACTACATTGTCTGT GCTTTGCCACGTCAGACAAGAGGGAATGACTGTGGTGTTTTTGTGCTGATG TACACCCTCTCAATGGTCTGTGACATCGAGTTCGATTTCCAGGAGGTAAGTTAA
- the LOC125247933 gene encoding uncharacterized protein LOC125247933 → MEESDGTHVGEITYPPKDAPTIQGMVQYILMNKKIPSTIPNHLRLSSVDKEFPRHLIPEETLCYHCPNRMVLSDPICITQKAKILTTTGIVQDISTYYKYCPQCGVLYRYQEWSEGLHNFNDHVLLDLPLCLTIRNLLQVHTAVSRIVEYLELTTGVQFPSADTVFHGYLHFEALTNHEYQYSCVTCGDHPPVVIMDLHKKASFHLSVSDLAQPPEDFNGDVDSEQFWKALTEERIARGFVSSKKAKSLQFSVPPSFHFWAPWIGRKTRRSNCVLNTEFEKIRPAKAAEVSEITVSEDRLRDELCKQKVQVIRNLCRECGLDATGSRTDLLLRLSQEMKSREAYDKVFEKIWAASGGWAVIMCPCGIVYSLKCNIRAESPRDFADMLLSWKHMPNIVIYDFARGLSTHTNLRQPQTIPFSPFEGRLMDPTAENIVKAKAGNVKVSLPWLTCKKKNPDTNGHPITGSAEHYVLYDRFHEDNTKDARDSLRKLRLVPQLAGKVNSQVVEQLFAKLKKNNYFLNMALLSTHVFLMRNIIHHYNIRKNEERLDHMKKEFQNI, encoded by the exons ATGGAGGAAAGTGATGGAACTCATGTGGGTGAAATCACTTACCCACCAAAGGATGCTCCAACAATACAAGGCATGGTACAATACATCTTAATGAACAAGAAGATACCTTCTACTATTCCCAACCATTTGAGACTTTCTTCGGTGGATAAGGAATTTCCACGACACCTAATTCCTGAGGAGACATTGTGCTACCACTGCCCAAACCGCATGGTCCTCAGTGACCCGATCTGCATTACTCAAAAGGCTAAAATTCTTACAACCACAGGAATTGTCCAAG ATATTTCTACATACTACAAATACTGTCCTCAGTGTGGAGTACTGTACCGGTACCAAGAGTGGAGCGAAGGTCTACACAATTTCAATGACCATGTCCTTCTTGATCTACCTCTCTGCCTCACTATTAGAAACCTGTTGCAG GTCCACACTGCTGTCAGCAGAATAGTTGAGTATTTGGAGTTAACTACAGGTGTCCAGTTCCCCTCAGCCGATACAGTTTTTCATGGTTATCTTCATTTTGAAGCTCTAACAAACCATGAATATCAGTATTCTTGTGTGACCTGTGGTGACCATCCGCCTGTGGTCATAATGGACCTTCACAAGAAGGCATCTTTTCATCTGTCAG TGAGTGACCTTGCACAACCTCCAGAAGATTTTAATGGAGATGTGGATTCAGAACAGTTTTGGAAGGCACTGACAGAGGAAAGAATTGCCCGTGGATTTGTTTCAAGTAAGAAA gctaagtccttacaatTCAGTGTTCCTCCAAGTTTTCACTTTTGGGCACCCTGGATAGGGAGAAAAACACGCCGCTCAAACTGTGTTCTTAACACAGAATTTGAAAAGATCCGTCCAGCAAAAGCAGCAGAGGTCTCTGAGATAACTGTCTCAGAGGATCGTCTGAGAGATGAGCTCTGCAAACAGAAG GTGCAGGTGATTAGAAATTTATGCAGAGAGTGTGGTTTGGATGCCACTGGATCTCGAACTGACCTCCTTTTAAGACTTTCACAAGAAATGAAGTCACGAGAGGCATATGACAAAGTTTTTGAGAAAATTTGGGCTGCCTCAG GTGGTTGGGCTGTGATTATGTGTCCGTGTGGCATTGTCTACAGTTTGAAATGCAACATCCGAGCAGAGAGCCCACGGGATTTTGCAGACATGCTTCTTTCATGGAAGCATATGCCGAACATTGTCATCTACGACTTTGCACGTGGACTGTCAACCCACACTAACCTAAGACAACCACAAACAATACCCTTCTCACCATTTGAAGGGAGGTTAATGGACCCAACAGCAGAAAACATTGTGAAAGCCAAAGCTGGAAACGTAAAGGTGTCACTACCCTGGCTGACgtgcaaaaagaaaaatcctGACACTAATGGCCACCCTATTACTGGTTCAGCAGAACATTATGTTCTGTATGACCGGTTCCATGAGGACAACACAAAGGACGCTCGAGATTCACTGCGGAAGCTTCGCCTGGTCCCGCAACTGGCTGGAAAAGTTAACAGCCAAGTCGTGGAACAGTTATTtgcaaaactaaaaaaaaacaactacttCCTAAACATGGCTTTGCTGTCGACTCACGTGTTCCTCATGCGAAACATAATTCACCATTACAATATTCGCAAAAATGAAGAACGACTTGACCACATGAAAAAGGAGTTTCAG AACATATAA